The following DNA comes from Brassica oleracea var. oleracea cultivar TO1000 chromosome C5, BOL, whole genome shotgun sequence.
GATCATGACTTCGTTACACTACGTGTTCGAAATAGACTCCACAACACCTAACATAACGCTGGAAACTCCAGCGTTAGGCCCAGGGACCTTCGCGGCTCTCGTCCCGTGGGTCTCTGGGAAAGACATGAAGGAGAGATTAGCCAAATACGCGAGAACGTCTCACATCTTCGTTATGGTGAGAGACGAAGGCGTAGGGGAAGTGAAGGGAGGCGTTGTGAAATACAAATTAACGAAAGCTGACGAAGAGAATCTAACGACGGGGTTGAGGCGAGCGCTGAGGATCTTGGTGGCTGCGGGAGCTGAGGAGGTGGGGACGTATAGGAGCGACGGGCAGAGGTTGAGGTGCGATGGAGTCGAGGAGGAGGATCTGGAGAAGTTTCTGGAGACGGTGGATGCGCCGCCTGGAGTTGTGTCGATGAGTAGTTGGTGGACTCATTCGTTCACGGCGCATCAGATGGGGTGTTGCCGTATGGGCGCGACGGAGGAGGAAGGAGCTGTTGATGGATACGGAGAGAGCTGGGAGGCGGAGGGTTTGTATGTGTGTGATGCGAGTGTGATGCCTACGGCTCTTGGTGTTAATCCTATGGTCACCACTCAGAGTACTGCTTACTGCATATCGAAGAGATTAGCTGCGTTGATGAAGAAGAAGCAAGATTGAGAAAAATGTTTTTTTAAGTTTCAAATTTCTATCATCAGATCATTTACCAGTTCATCTCCGATCGCACTAAGAATTCGAATCTAAGATCCATCGATCCAATTATATAATTCAGTTGAGATTAATCAAAATTTTAGCGTCATGAATGATCAGATCAAATCAACACAAACGGATTGAAGTTTCTGATTTCAAGATATAATGATGGATTGGCTAATTGATATATTTTTTTTTGATGTACAAGAACATGAACAATCTACCTCACAACAAACTCTAGACTTTCTCGATCGATTTCGAGGAAGAAGACGATGAAAGAGAGAGAGAGAGAGTCAGCGCTTTACATACGAGAAGATTTGAAAACAAAAAAGAAATGATAAGAGAGAGAGAGAGAGGAGCGGCGGATTCTGGTTTTAGGGCTGTCTTGCTTGCTGGGCGACGGACCAATGATCTGCCTCCACGTGTACGCCGGATTACGCCGATCACAGTTTGAGGAATCGGGCAAGCTGGGCAGGATTGACGATGCCGGGCATGTGGGTCCCATCTGACCTGAGGAGATTTGCGACTTCCATGTACCGCTTCCGTTTCGGCTCACTTTCCTCAACCGGCTCAACTGCATGGTTCGGCTTCACCTTCTTTGGCTCGGGTGGACAGGCTTGGGCTCGAGCCGGATTCCATTGCTCCCCGAAGAGTGTGCCGCTGGTGAGAAACTCGTGACTCAAGTAACCGGCTAACATTAGCTGGTTCGAGCCGACCGGCTCGGCTGCGATTAGAGCTTTCTTGGAAATGGAATTAATCGCCGGAGGAGCAAGATTCGGCGGTGGAGGAAACTTCGTCACGGTGGATTCCGGCGGCTTCACGACGGAGGAGATAACGCCGTCTCTTTCTTTGCGCTTTTCCGTCGTTAGAACGCGACGTGGGGGTAAACGCATCGTTTTGGTGTTCATTGTGCTTCTCTATTGAATGCATGCCACGTCAGCACCCAACACAAGAAAAATGTTTTTAACTGCCGTAAAACAGTAAAATCAAAATATTCGGGTGAAAAAAGGAAGAAAATTATGGATTTTTAATTTTTTTGTCGAGAAAATAATCGGAGCGTCTAGAGAGAGGGAGAGAGGAAAATAGATTGAGAGAAAGAATAAGAAGGGATAACAGAAAGGTCACGGGAATGGGTAGATTATGACAATTTATAGAGGCGGGGTGCTTAGATTCCCCTTGACGTTCTAGGAAATTACTAAAGTGCCACTCACCCTGAATTGACTAGATTACCCTTTTTTCCTTTACCGTTTCTTCAATTTTGGGTTACCATCAAAGAGGAATTGACTGAATTATCCTTTTTGATAATTGTAGAATTGTGAGGAATCATATTTATCGAAAAAACTGGCTTTTTTGGCATAAAGCTTACAGAAGTAAGTGATAAATATCTAAATTGCAGGACTCGGTATCCAATCCTTGTAAAATCATAAAAGATGACTTTTAGATGTCAATTTATATGCTAATCTGTCTTCAGTTAAATCTAATATGAACAGAGTTATTCTTAGGTTCACCAACCAATAGAAAATTGTCATTTTAAATCTAGTATCTTTTAATTAAGGAAACCAAATAACTTGCAAATTATATTATCTTTTCAAAATAAAATTTAAAAATAAATAAAAATAATATATAAAAAACGAATTTAAAAAAAAAAAATGTTGTCAACAAAACACTAAACCCTAAGCTCTAATACTAAACCCTAAACTCAAATCCTAAACCCTAAATCTTTGGGTAAACCCTAAATCCTTGGGTAAACCCCTAAACCCTTGGAAAAACACTAAACATTTGGATAAATTCTAAATTATAAATCTTAAACACTAAACTCTAAATCTTAAAAATAAATATTTTTTTAAAATAATATTTTTTTAGAACTATTGTTATTTTTATTTATTTAATTTTTAATTTTTTATTTTAAAAGCATAATATAATTTAACAAGTTATTTTGTTTCATTAATTAAAAGATACTAGATCTAAAATGACAACTTTCTATTGGTTGGTGAACCTAG
Coding sequences within:
- the LOC106296089 gene encoding uncharacterized protein LOC106296089, yielding MNTKTMRLPPRRVLTTEKRKERDGVISSVVKPPESTVTKFPPPPNLAPPAINSISKKALIAAEPVGSNQLMLAGYLSHEFLTSGTLFGEQWNPARAQACPPEPKKVKPNHAVEPVEESEPKRKRYMEVANLLRSDGTHMPGIVNPAQLARFLKL